In a genomic window of Nocardia fluminea:
- a CDS encoding TetR/AcrR family transcriptional regulator → MPQQADKQRKRPKQDRAKETRTRILTVAAHLFGTRGIGNTSTNRIATEAGMSIGTLYRYFNDRDEIVKELNDSLFLQVEERYSQLLTASSRQSPRDAVIGLIRSAVDILVANGPLVRALVADLQFYGSGIPEFEPRLRMLIKLYIIQFMGPIKHVDIDVMAFVVLNAGFATALRSVELDDAELDAIIVGTADMISAWIDSVATVENA, encoded by the coding sequence ATGCCCCAGCAAGCCGATAAGCAGCGCAAACGCCCCAAGCAGGACCGGGCGAAGGAGACGAGAACACGCATTCTCACGGTGGCCGCTCATCTTTTCGGCACCCGGGGCATCGGCAATACCTCGACCAACCGGATCGCGACCGAAGCGGGCATGAGCATCGGCACCCTGTACCGGTATTTCAACGACCGCGACGAGATCGTCAAAGAACTCAACGACAGCCTGTTCCTGCAGGTAGAAGAGCGCTACAGCCAGCTGCTGACCGCCAGTTCCCGCCAGTCCCCCCGCGACGCCGTGATCGGCCTGATCCGCTCCGCCGTCGACATCCTCGTAGCGAACGGGCCCCTGGTGCGCGCCCTCGTCGCCGATCTGCAGTTCTACGGCAGCGGTATCCCCGAATTCGAACCCCGGCTGCGGATGCTCATCAAGCTCTACATCATTCAGTTCATGGGGCCGATCAAGCACGTCGACATCGACGTGATGGCCTTCGTCGTGCTGAACGCGGGCTTCGCCACCGCGTTGCGCTCGGTCGAACTCGACGACGCCGAGCTCGACGCCATCATCGTCGGTACCGCTGACATGATCAGTGCGTGGATAGACTCGGTCGCCACCGTCGAAAACGCTTAG
- a CDS encoding PucR family transcriptional regulator, translating into MTIPLDETALWQPLRDVRTMTSRLVGHFVDNVATCRTLPGDVIAGDVTSVTRMCLEIVGGMLDGRDEEVKLNRLAVAAAGWAREGVPIDTILHAFHEGFRLSFDAVYDEVADADRASLIHGFRRVVEISDLLCTTVTRSYIREHREAVGEHHTAVHTLTSALLAGQSTVTMAREVGITVSDAYSVLALSIGAHPDERDPRVNGAVVARRKLRRVQTALAHRCGEQVLSLLSIDGGTLLIPADLLVGEQLDALVEALSRAAHVDITAALVPATTPEIPDAAQRAHELLDMVERLDSAPGLYRFGDLALEYQLTRPGPGRARLGELLAPLDNHPELYETLRVHIANNMNRQRTARLLHIHTNTVDYRLRRVAQLTGLDPAQSSGLWQLRSSMIARSFHTGPHATTVTEARIPRRPAPHPYSDLDGVRSA; encoded by the coding sequence ATGACGATCCCACTGGACGAGACGGCCCTGTGGCAGCCCCTGCGCGATGTCCGGACGATGACCAGCCGGTTGGTCGGCCATTTCGTCGACAATGTCGCGACCTGCCGGACGCTACCCGGCGATGTGATCGCCGGCGACGTCACCTCGGTCACCCGGATGTGTCTGGAAATCGTCGGCGGCATGCTGGACGGCCGCGACGAGGAGGTCAAACTGAACCGGCTCGCGGTGGCGGCGGCGGGCTGGGCGCGCGAAGGCGTGCCGATCGATACGATCCTGCACGCTTTCCACGAGGGCTTCCGGCTCTCCTTCGACGCGGTCTACGACGAGGTGGCCGACGCCGATCGAGCGAGCCTGATCCACGGCTTCCGCCGGGTCGTCGAGATCTCGGACCTGTTGTGCACCACCGTGACTCGTTCCTACATTCGCGAGCATCGCGAGGCTGTCGGTGAACATCACACGGCGGTGCACACCCTCACCTCGGCGCTGCTGGCCGGTCAGTCGACCGTCACCATGGCCCGTGAGGTCGGCATCACCGTCTCCGACGCGTATTCGGTGCTCGCTCTCTCGATCGGGGCGCACCCCGACGAGCGCGACCCGCGTGTGAACGGTGCCGTGGTGGCTCGGCGCAAGCTGCGCCGGGTGCAGACGGCGTTGGCGCATCGGTGCGGTGAACAGGTGCTGTCGCTGCTGTCGATCGATGGCGGAACCTTGCTGATCCCGGCCGATCTGCTGGTCGGTGAGCAGCTCGACGCGCTGGTCGAAGCGTTGTCGCGGGCCGCGCACGTCGACATCACCGCGGCACTGGTGCCCGCCACCACGCCGGAGATCCCCGACGCGGCCCAGCGCGCCCACGAACTCCTGGACATGGTGGAGCGTCTCGACAGCGCGCCGGGTCTGTACCGCTTCGGCGACCTGGCTCTGGAGTACCAGCTCACCCGTCCCGGTCCCGGCCGCGCCCGGCTCGGTGAACTCCTGGCTCCCCTCGACAACCACCCGGAGCTCTACGAAACGCTGCGCGTGCACATCGCCAACAACATGAACCGCCAGCGCACCGCCCGGCTGCTGCACATCCACACCAACACCGTCGACTACCGCCTCCGCCGGGTAGCCCAGCTCACCGGCCTCGACCCCGCCCAATCCTCAGGTCTGTGGCAACTGCGTTCCTCGATGATCGCCCGCAGCTTCCACACCGGCCCCCACGCCACCACCGTCACCGAAGCCAGAATCCCCCGCCGCCCCGCCCCACACCCCTACTCCGACCTGGACGGCGTCCGCTCGGCCTGA
- the sufB gene encoding Fe-S cluster assembly protein SufB, producing MTTSTDQVQPLTQDETIASLGTYGYGWSDSDVAGASAQRGLSEAVVRDISAKKSEPEWMLDVRLKALRIFDRKPMPNWGSNLDGIDFDNIKYFVRSSEKQAESWEDLPEDIKNTYDKLGIPEAEKQRLVSGVAAQYESEVVYHSIREDLEKQGVIFLDTDTALKQHPEIFQQYFGSVIPAGDNKFSALNTAVWSGGSFIYVPPGVHVDIPLQAYFRINTENMGQFERTLIIVDEDAYVHYVEGCTAPIYKSDSLHSAVVEIIVKKGGRCRYTTIQNWSNNVFNLVTKRAKAEAGATMEWVDGNIGSKVTMKYPAVWMTGEHAHGEVLSVAFAGPGQHQDTGAKMLHLAPHTSSTIVSKSVARGGGRASYRGLVQINKGANGSKSTVKCDALLVDTISRSDTYPYVDIREDDVTMGHEATVSKVSEEQLFYLMSRGLTEDEAMAMIVRGFVEPIAKELPMEYALELNRLIELQMEGAVG from the coding sequence ATGACGACCTCGACCGACCAGGTACAACCGCTTACCCAGGACGAAACCATCGCCTCGCTGGGCACCTACGGTTACGGCTGGTCCGACTCCGATGTAGCCGGTGCCAGTGCGCAACGTGGCCTGTCGGAGGCCGTCGTCCGCGATATCTCGGCCAAGAAGAGCGAACCCGAGTGGATGCTCGACGTGCGCCTCAAGGCGCTGCGCATCTTCGATCGCAAGCCCATGCCGAACTGGGGTTCCAACCTCGACGGCATCGACTTCGACAACATCAAGTACTTCGTGCGTTCGTCGGAGAAGCAGGCCGAGAGCTGGGAAGACCTGCCCGAGGACATCAAGAACACCTACGACAAGCTGGGCATCCCGGAAGCGGAGAAGCAGCGTCTGGTCTCCGGTGTCGCGGCGCAGTACGAGTCCGAGGTCGTCTACCACTCCATCCGCGAGGATCTGGAGAAGCAGGGCGTCATCTTCCTCGACACCGATACCGCGCTCAAGCAGCACCCGGAGATCTTCCAGCAGTACTTCGGCTCGGTGATCCCCGCCGGTGACAACAAGTTCTCCGCGCTCAACACCGCCGTGTGGTCGGGTGGCTCGTTCATCTACGTGCCGCCGGGCGTGCACGTCGACATCCCGCTGCAGGCCTACTTCCGGATCAACACCGAGAACATGGGCCAGTTCGAGCGGACGCTGATCATCGTCGACGAGGATGCCTACGTCCACTACGTCGAGGGTTGTACAGCCCCGATCTACAAGTCCGACTCGCTGCACTCCGCGGTCGTGGAGATCATCGTGAAGAAGGGCGGCCGCTGCCGCTACACGACCATCCAGAACTGGTCGAACAACGTCTTCAACCTGGTCACCAAGCGCGCCAAGGCCGAAGCGGGCGCCACCATGGAGTGGGTCGACGGCAACATCGGCTCCAAGGTGACCATGAAGTACCCGGCGGTCTGGATGACCGGCGAGCACGCGCACGGCGAGGTCCTCTCGGTCGCGTTCGCGGGCCCCGGCCAGCACCAGGACACCGGCGCCAAGATGCTGCACCTGGCCCCGCACACCTCCTCGACCATCGTGTCGAAGTCGGTGGCGCGTGGCGGCGGTCGCGCGTCGTACCGCGGTCTGGTCCAGATCAACAAGGGCGCCAACGGGTCGAAGTCGACCGTGAAGTGTGACGCCCTGCTGGTCGACACGATCAGCCGCTCCGACACCTACCCCTACGTCGACATCCGCGAGGACGACGTGACGATGGGTCACGAGGCCACCGTCTCGAAGGTCTCCGAGGAGCAGCTGTTCTACCTGATGAGCCGCGGCCTCACCGAGGACGAGGCGATGGCGATGATCGTGCGCGGCTTCGTGGAGCCGATCGCCAAGGAACTGCCGATGGAATACGCACTGGAACTGAACCGGCTCATCGAGCTGCAGATGGAAGGGGCCGTGGGCTGA
- a CDS encoding DUF4189 domain-containing protein, with protein sequence MFDSVVGYHPVISDDLEGSGLPEQFPEEIFRMSFMGKAVFAVAASVLAAGSVLSAGAANAAGDQWGAMAVDGNWTNVGRSINYPTRAEAEAAAIEECGADGCYVEVSWANGCLSIVDNDQFFAWGKGATRAEAERNAYNALTEGTPQNLLVNVGSSQLAGGRVINTLCTDNAS encoded by the coding sequence ATGTTCGACTCTGTAGTTGGCTATCACCCGGTAATCAGTGATGATCTTGAAGGTTCCGGACTTCCGGAACAGTTTCCAGAGGAGATCTTTCGAATGAGTTTCATGGGTAAGGCCGTCTTCGCCGTCGCGGCGTCGGTTCTTGCGGCCGGGTCGGTGCTGAGTGCCGGTGCGGCGAACGCGGCGGGCGATCAGTGGGGCGCGATGGCCGTGGACGGCAACTGGACCAACGTCGGTCGTTCGATCAACTACCCCACGCGTGCCGAGGCCGAGGCCGCGGCGATCGAAGAGTGCGGCGCCGATGGTTGCTACGTGGAAGTCAGTTGGGCCAACGGTTGCTTGTCCATCGTGGACAACGACCAGTTCTTCGCCTGGGGCAAGGGCGCGACCCGCGCGGAGGCGGAGCGGAATGCCTACAACGCGCTGACCGAGGGCACCCCGCAGAACCTGCTCGTCAACGTCGGCTCGTCGCAACTGGCCGGCGGTCGCGTGATCAACACGCTCTGCACCGACAACGCGAGCTGA
- a CDS encoding metal-sulfur cluster assembly factor gives MSESTDTAQTPDVAEAVEVGKPAEVELTAEQVQHLEDLEEAMRDVVDPELGINVVDLGLVYGLSVDEENICTLDMTLTSAACPLTDVIEDQSRNALVRSGLVEDLKINWVWMPPWGPDKITDDGREQLRALGFTV, from the coding sequence ATGAGTGAGAGCACCGATACCGCACAGACCCCGGATGTCGCGGAGGCAGTCGAGGTCGGCAAACCCGCCGAGGTCGAGTTGACGGCCGAACAGGTTCAGCATCTCGAGGACCTCGAGGAGGCGATGCGTGACGTCGTCGACCCCGAACTCGGCATCAACGTCGTCGACCTCGGCCTGGTCTACGGCCTGTCGGTCGACGAGGAGAACATCTGCACCCTCGATATGACGCTCACCTCGGCGGCCTGTCCGCTGACCGACGTCATCGAAGACCAGTCCCGTAACGCCCTGGTGCGCAGCGGCCTGGTCGAGGACCTGAAGATCAACTGGGTCTGGATGCCGCCGTGGGGTCCGGACAAGATCACCGACGACGGCCGCGAACAGCTGCGCGCCCTCGGCTTCACGGTGTAG
- a CDS encoding cysteine desulfurase — MTATVPALDVARIRADFPILHRTVRDGKPLVYLDSGATSQRPLQVLDAEREFLLTRNSAVHRGAHQLAEEATDSYEQARADIARFVGADPGEIVFTKNATESLNLVANAFGDDRFPYKVGPGDEIVITELEHHANLVPWQELARRTGATLKWYGITDDGRIDLDSLELSPATKVLAFSHQSNVTGAVAPVDELVRRAKAVGALVVLDACQSVPHMAVDFHELGVDFAAFSGHKMLGPMGVGGLYGRRALLEETPPFITGGSMIETVTMEKTTYAPPPQRFEAGTPMTSQVVGLAAAVRYLEDLGMDAIAAHEHALTGAALEGLAGIDGVRIVGPIENTDRGGAVSFVVDGIHAHDVGQILDDQGVAIRVGHHCAWPLHRKFGVAATARASFAVYNTLDEVDALVTAVRKAKTFFGVA, encoded by the coding sequence ATGACCGCTACGGTGCCAGCCCTCGACGTGGCCCGGATCCGGGCCGACTTCCCCATCCTGCACCGCACGGTGCGGGACGGGAAACCGTTGGTGTACCTGGATTCCGGCGCCACGTCGCAGCGTCCGCTGCAGGTGCTGGACGCCGAGCGCGAGTTCCTGCTCACCCGGAATTCGGCGGTGCACCGCGGTGCCCACCAGCTGGCGGAGGAGGCGACCGACTCCTACGAGCAGGCGCGCGCCGATATCGCCCGCTTCGTCGGCGCCGATCCCGGCGAGATCGTGTTCACCAAGAACGCGACCGAGTCGCTGAACCTGGTGGCCAACGCCTTCGGTGACGACCGGTTCCCGTACAAGGTGGGCCCCGGTGACGAGATCGTCATCACCGAGCTCGAACACCACGCGAACCTCGTGCCGTGGCAGGAGCTGGCGCGGCGCACCGGTGCGACCCTGAAGTGGTACGGCATCACCGACGACGGCCGCATCGACCTGGATTCGCTCGAACTGTCGCCCGCGACCAAGGTTCTCGCGTTCAGCCACCAGTCGAACGTGACCGGCGCGGTCGCTCCGGTGGACGAATTGGTCCGCCGGGCAAAGGCAGTCGGTGCGCTCGTCGTGCTCGACGCCTGCCAGTCGGTGCCGCACATGGCGGTGGACTTCCACGAGCTCGGGGTCGACTTCGCCGCGTTCTCCGGGCACAAGATGCTCGGGCCCATGGGCGTCGGCGGACTGTACGGCCGCCGCGCGCTGCTGGAGGAGACGCCGCCGTTCATCACCGGTGGGTCGATGATCGAGACCGTCACGATGGAGAAGACCACCTACGCGCCGCCGCCGCAGCGCTTCGAGGCGGGCACGCCGATGACCTCGCAGGTCGTCGGATTGGCCGCCGCGGTGCGGTATCTCGAGGACCTCGGCATGGACGCGATCGCGGCCCACGAGCACGCCCTCACCGGTGCCGCGCTCGAGGGTCTGGCCGGGATCGACGGTGTGCGCATCGTCGGGCCGATCGAGAACACCGACCGCGGTGGCGCGGTGTCGTTCGTGGTCGACGGGATCCACGCCCACGACGTGGGCCAGATCCTCGACGACCAGGGTGTCGCCATCCGGGTCGGGCACCACTGCGCCTGGCCGCTGCACCGTAAGTTCGGTGTCGCCGCCACCGCGCGCGCCTCGTTCGCCGTCTACAACACCCTCGATGAGGTCGACGCGCTGGTTACCGCCGTGCGGAAGGCCAAGACCTTCTTCGGAGTTGCATAG
- a CDS encoding helix-turn-helix transcriptional regulator has product MKTVGLRTGVESDGRKTTGARSSAVPAATAHEGQTRAAIVQLLLEQGPITATAIGTELGLAPAGVRRHLDALIDAGQARASRSAPWQQKGRGRPAKQYQLTAAGRGNLGHAYDDLAGAAIRQLGEIGGDAAIAEFARKRVRVIVDGIEPVADHTAPVIEAKVEEIAEAFAEAGFAATTRQVGAGVQICQHHCPVAHVAEEFPQLCAAELDAFRDLLGTHVQRLATIANGDCACTTHVPLVAVPKIPSAAQPAAGRTNDSGRSAE; this is encoded by the coding sequence GTGAAAACCGTGGGTTTGCGGACGGGCGTGGAAAGTGACGGTCGTAAGACGACCGGCGCTCGGTCGTCGGCTGTCCCCGCGGCGACCGCGCACGAGGGGCAGACCAGGGCGGCCATCGTCCAGCTGCTGCTCGAGCAGGGACCGATCACCGCGACGGCGATCGGCACCGAACTCGGTCTCGCGCCCGCCGGGGTGCGCAGGCACCTCGACGCGCTGATCGACGCGGGCCAGGCTCGGGCGAGCCGCTCCGCGCCGTGGCAGCAGAAGGGGCGCGGCCGACCGGCCAAGCAGTACCAGCTCACCGCGGCGGGCCGGGGCAACCTCGGTCACGCCTACGACGATCTGGCCGGGGCGGCGATTCGCCAGCTCGGTGAGATCGGTGGCGACGCCGCGATCGCCGAATTCGCGCGCAAGCGGGTTCGCGTGATCGTCGACGGCATCGAACCCGTCGCCGACCACACCGCACCGGTGATCGAGGCCAAGGTCGAGGAGATCGCGGAAGCGTTCGCCGAGGCCGGTTTCGCCGCCACCACCCGTCAGGTCGGCGCCGGTGTGCAGATCTGTCAGCACCACTGCCCGGTGGCCCATGTCGCCGAGGAGTTCCCGCAGTTGTGCGCGGCCGAATTGGACGCTTTCCGCGACCTGCTCGGTACCCACGTGCAGCGCCTTGCGACGATCGCCAACGGCGATTGCGCCTGCACCACCCACGTACCGCTGGTCGCGGTGCCGAAGATCCCATCCGCCGCACAGCCCGCGGCGGGACGAACGAACGACTCCGGAAGGAGTGCCGAATGA
- the sufU gene encoding Fe-S cluster assembly sulfur transfer protein SufU has product MRMEQMYQEVILDHYKHPHHRGLREPFGAQVHHVNPTCGDEVTMRVQIDDAGEVADVSYDGQGCSISQAATSILTDQVIGLPVQQALKVVDSFSEMISSRGTVEGDEDMIGDGIALAGVSKYPARVKCALLGWMAFKDAVVQISSAEETKAPMGNGESAT; this is encoded by the coding sequence ATGCGTATGGAGCAGATGTACCAGGAAGTGATCCTGGATCACTACAAGCACCCGCATCACCGCGGGCTGCGGGAGCCGTTCGGTGCGCAGGTGCACCACGTGAACCCGACCTGTGGTGACGAAGTGACGATGCGGGTGCAGATCGACGACGCCGGTGAGGTCGCCGACGTTTCCTATGACGGCCAGGGCTGCTCGATCAGTCAGGCCGCCACCTCGATCCTCACCGATCAGGTGATCGGGCTTCCGGTGCAGCAGGCGTTGAAGGTGGTCGACTCGTTCAGCGAGATGATCTCCAGCCGTGGCACCGTCGAAGGCGACGAGGACATGATCGGTGACGGCATCGCCCTCGCCGGTGTGAGCAAGTACCCGGCGCGGGTCAAGTGCGCGCTGCTCGGGTGGATGGCGTTCAAAGACGCTGTCGTGCAGATCAGTTCGGCCGAGGAAACCAAGGCACCGATGGGAAATGGGGAGTCTGCCACATGA
- a CDS encoding DUF4189 domain-containing protein, whose amino-acid sequence MSFMGKAVFAVAASVLAAGSVLGAGAADAANNKWGAIAFSSQQWESWSTRDWPTEEGATSVVLQDCAMDDCRILTAWANGCGALVWNDQGWVAAASGPTRSEAVRKAIDKLSEGVPIARLANFGSSDFSGTKVVDVVCTSNVRG is encoded by the coding sequence ATGAGTTTCATGGGTAAGGCCGTCTTCGCCGTAGCGGCGTCGGTTCTTGCGGCCGGGTCGGTACTGGGTGCCGGCGCGGCAGACGCCGCGAACAACAAGTGGGGCGCGATCGCGTTCAGTTCGCAGCAATGGGAAAGCTGGAGCACGAGGGACTGGCCCACCGAGGAGGGGGCGACTTCTGTGGTGCTGCAGGACTGCGCCATGGACGACTGTCGGATTCTGACCGCGTGGGCCAACGGTTGCGGCGCGCTGGTGTGGAACGACCAGGGCTGGGTCGCCGCCGCGTCGGGACCTACCCGCAGTGAGGCGGTGCGGAAGGCCATCGACAAACTGTCCGAAGGTGTTCCGATCGCGCGACTGGCCAACTTCGGGTCATCGGATTTCAGCGGCACCAAGGTCGTCGACGTGGTCTGCACGTCGAACGTGCGAGGCTGA
- the sufD gene encoding Fe-S cluster assembly protein SufD, which yields MSTLETPIQNPGAGAAVNKGEVFTSFDVNAFEIPAGRDEAWRFTPLRRLRGLHDGTAVADGQATVEVSEVAGVTVETVGRTDSRLGQAGTPADRVAAQAYSGFTEATVITVGPETEVSDPVTVTITGPGEGKTAYGHLQIRLDNFAVATVVLDQRGSGTYAENVEFVLGDSAKLTVVAVQEWNEDAVHVTAHHLKLGRDANLRHVSATLGGDLVRLSGTVRYAGPGGEAELFGLYFADAGQHFEQRLLVDHAEPNCKSNVLYKGALQGDPSSPKGDARTVWIGDVLIRAAAEGTDTYEANRNLVLTDGARADSVPNLEIETGEIAGAGHASATGRFDDEQLFYLRARGIPEDVARRLVVRGFFFEIIQKVTVPEVRERLEAAIEAELATVGI from the coding sequence ATGTCGACGCTCGAGACGCCGATCCAGAATCCTGGCGCGGGCGCCGCGGTCAACAAGGGCGAGGTCTTCACCTCGTTCGACGTGAACGCATTCGAGATCCCGGCGGGTCGCGACGAGGCGTGGCGGTTCACCCCGCTGCGCCGCCTGCGCGGCCTGCACGACGGCACCGCCGTTGCCGATGGTCAGGCAACCGTCGAGGTGAGCGAAGTCGCCGGAGTCACCGTGGAAACGGTGGGCCGCACCGACTCTCGTCTCGGCCAGGCCGGTACTCCCGCCGATCGTGTTGCCGCCCAGGCTTATTCGGGTTTCACCGAGGCGACCGTGATCACCGTCGGCCCGGAAACCGAAGTATCGGACCCGGTCACCGTCACGATCACCGGTCCCGGTGAGGGCAAGACCGCCTACGGTCACCTGCAGATCCGCCTGGACAACTTCGCCGTCGCCACCGTGGTCCTCGACCAGCGCGGCAGCGGAACCTACGCCGAGAACGTCGAATTCGTGCTCGGTGACAGCGCCAAGCTCACCGTCGTCGCGGTCCAGGAATGGAACGAAGACGCCGTGCACGTCACCGCGCATCACCTGAAGCTGGGCCGTGACGCGAACCTGCGCCACGTGTCGGCGACGCTGGGCGGCGACCTGGTTCGTCTGTCGGGCACCGTGCGCTACGCCGGTCCAGGTGGCGAAGCCGAGCTGTTCGGTCTGTACTTCGCCGACGCGGGCCAGCATTTCGAGCAGCGTCTGCTGGTCGATCACGCCGAGCCCAACTGCAAGTCCAATGTGCTCTACAAGGGTGCGCTGCAGGGCGATCCGTCCTCGCCCAAGGGCGACGCCCGGACGGTCTGGATCGGCGATGTGCTGATCCGCGCGGCCGCCGAGGGCACCGACACCTACGAGGCGAACCGCAACCTGGTGCTCACCGACGGCGCGCGCGCCGACTCGGTGCCGAACCTGGAGATCGAGACCGGCGAGATCGCCGGCGCCGGACACGCGAGTGCCACCGGCCGTTTCGACGACGAGCAGCTGTTCTACCTGCGCGCTCGCGGCATTCCCGAAGACGTCGCCCGCCGCCTGGTGGTGCGTGGCTTCTTCTTCGAGATCATCCAGAAGGTCACGGTCCCCGAGGTCCGGGAGCGGCTCGAGGCGGCCATCGAGGCCGAACTCGCCACTGTCGGTATCTGA
- the sufC gene encoding Fe-S cluster assembly ATPase SufC translates to MTTLEIKDLHAEIITPEGERKQILNGVNLTVRSGETHAIMGPNGSGKSTLSYVIAGHPKYTVTQGTITLDGENVLDMSVDERARAGLFLAMQYPVEVPGVSMSNFLRTAATAIRGEAPKLRTWVKEVKESMKELDIDSAFADRSVNEGFSGGEKKRHEVLQLGLLKPKIAILDETDSGLDVDALRIVSEGVNRYKEREEGGVLLITHYTRILRYIKPDFVHVFVNGKIVAEGGSELAEELDANGYERFTSATAGA, encoded by the coding sequence ATGACCACCTTGGAAATCAAGGACCTGCACGCCGAGATCATCACCCCCGAGGGTGAGCGCAAGCAGATCCTCAACGGCGTGAACCTCACCGTGCGCTCGGGCGAGACGCACGCCATCATGGGCCCCAACGGCTCGGGCAAGTCCACGCTGTCCTATGTGATCGCGGGTCACCCGAAGTACACCGTCACCCAGGGCACCATCACCCTCGACGGCGAGAACGTGCTCGACATGTCGGTCGACGAGCGCGCCCGTGCCGGCCTGTTCCTGGCCATGCAGTATCCGGTCGAGGTCCCCGGCGTCTCGATGTCGAACTTCCTGCGCACCGCCGCCACCGCCATCCGCGGCGAGGCGCCCAAGCTGCGCACCTGGGTCAAGGAGGTGAAGGAGTCGATGAAGGAGCTCGATATCGACTCGGCCTTCGCCGACCGCTCGGTGAACGAGGGCTTCTCCGGTGGCGAGAAGAAGCGCCACGAGGTTCTGCAGCTCGGTCTACTCAAGCCGAAGATCGCGATTCTCGACGAGACCGACTCCGGTCTGGACGTCGACGCGCTGCGCATCGTCTCCGAGGGCGTGAACCGCTACAAGGAGCGCGAAGAGGGCGGCGTGCTGCTGATCACGCACTACACCCGCATCCTGCGCTACATCAAGCCCGACTTCGTGCACGTGTTCGTCAACGGCAAGATTGTCGCCGAAGGCGGCTCCGAGCTGGCCGAGGAACTCGACGCGAACGGCTACGAGCGCTTCACGTCCGCGACCGCTGGAGCCTGA